Proteins found in one Paenibacillus dendritiformis genomic segment:
- a CDS encoding alpha-mannosidase yields the protein MTKKTAHIISHTHWDREWYMPYEYHHALLIELMDTLLDTLDNDPGFKSFHLDGQTIMLEDYLQVRPEMKDKLEKYIREGRIHIGPWYILQDEFLTSSEANVRNLQIGHRDANQYGGTISKIGYFPDSFGNMGQAPQMLKQANIDVAVFGRGVKPTGFNNQVSEDAAYESPFSEMIWESPDGSRVIGILFANWYCNGMEVPVDEQQAIAYWEKNIDNAEKFASTPHLLFMNGCDHQPIQTDLSKAIEVAKKLFPDVDFVHSNFNYYVDVLRQELPENLQTVKGELRSQRTDGWYTLVNTASSRVYLKQMNAENQTLLEKVAEPLAAFADQAGKPYPHPLFVYAWKTLMQNHPHDSICGCSVDEVHREMVTRFEKSKHMTEMIINETVDSLVKQIDTSAYGAKEGVPFVVFNTAGYERSGVVEVTLELKRRYFREGHPTKLARELKQEPIVPGTVIDANGNAVVCEWEDAGVQFGYDLPKDKFRQPYVARCVKVRLQASGMPAFAYQTFAWVAGGEAPQAASLLNGQNTLENEHLKAVVEADGSLTLTDKATGHTFSGLNVYEDSGDIGNEYMFRKPDGEVPLTTAGLAADIRVVEDAPYRAVIEAVHQWEIPASADEKLQEEMNELVDFPRRTAQRSTAMVPFRLVTRYTLDRGAKRVEVQVTIHNEAKDHRLRALFPTALQAETHQAESIFEVARRNTQPAPEWENPSNDQHQHTFVSVSDGQLGLTIANKGLFEYEVLRDGSNTMAVTLLRSSGELGDWGVFPTPEAQCLGTYTAEYAIIPHAGDVVTSGAYKEAHTFQVPWIVRQAEVHAGKLPANHAFLAWEGEGIAFSSIKMAEQTGDMVGRWVNFAHEANTLHVSLPQADSGFYRSSIMEVKGEDLASGDKRSVSVELGAAEIFTLGMKK from the coding sequence ATGACGAAAAAAACGGCCCACATCATCTCTCATACGCACTGGGATCGCGAGTGGTATATGCCTTACGAGTATCACCATGCGCTGCTGATCGAATTGATGGACACGCTGCTGGATACGCTCGACAACGACCCGGGCTTCAAGAGCTTCCATCTCGACGGCCAGACGATTATGCTGGAAGATTACCTCCAGGTCCGTCCCGAAATGAAGGACAAGCTGGAGAAATATATCCGCGAAGGCCGCATTCATATCGGTCCATGGTACATTCTGCAGGATGAGTTCCTGACGAGCAGCGAGGCGAATGTGCGCAACCTGCAGATCGGACATCGCGATGCGAACCAATACGGCGGCACCATCTCCAAGATCGGGTATTTCCCTGATTCGTTCGGCAATATGGGCCAGGCGCCGCAGATGCTCAAGCAGGCCAATATCGATGTCGCCGTGTTCGGACGCGGCGTGAAGCCGACCGGCTTCAACAACCAGGTATCCGAAGATGCCGCATACGAGTCCCCATTCTCGGAAATGATCTGGGAATCGCCGGACGGATCGCGCGTCATCGGCATTCTGTTCGCGAACTGGTACTGCAACGGTATGGAAGTGCCGGTTGATGAGCAGCAAGCGATTGCCTATTGGGAGAAGAATATCGACAATGCGGAGAAATTCGCTTCCACGCCGCATCTGTTGTTCATGAACGGCTGCGACCATCAGCCGATTCAGACGGATCTGTCCAAAGCGATTGAAGTGGCGAAGAAGCTGTTCCCGGATGTGGACTTCGTACACTCCAACTTCAATTACTATGTGGATGTGCTGAGACAGGAATTGCCTGAGAATCTGCAGACGGTAAAGGGCGAACTGCGCAGCCAGCGCACCGACGGCTGGTATACCCTGGTCAATACCGCTTCTTCCCGCGTCTACCTCAAGCAGATGAACGCGGAGAACCAGACGCTCCTGGAGAAGGTGGCGGAGCCGCTGGCGGCATTCGCTGACCAGGCAGGCAAGCCCTATCCGCACCCTCTGTTCGTCTATGCCTGGAAGACATTGATGCAGAACCATCCGCATGACAGCATCTGCGGGTGCAGCGTCGATGAAGTCCACCGCGAGATGGTGACGCGCTTCGAGAAGTCGAAGCATATGACCGAGATGATTATTAATGAGACGGTAGACAGCCTCGTGAAGCAGATCGACACATCGGCATACGGCGCCAAGGAAGGCGTGCCGTTCGTCGTATTCAATACGGCGGGCTATGAGCGCAGCGGCGTCGTCGAAGTGACGCTGGAGCTGAAGCGCCGCTACTTCCGCGAAGGGCATCCGACGAAGCTGGCGCGGGAGCTGAAGCAGGAGCCGATCGTGCCGGGCACGGTTATCGATGCGAACGGCAATGCGGTCGTCTGCGAATGGGAAGACGCCGGCGTCCAGTTCGGCTACGACCTGCCGAAGGACAAGTTCCGCCAGCCTTATGTGGCGCGCTGCGTGAAGGTTCGCCTGCAGGCAAGCGGCATGCCGGCCTTCGCGTATCAGACCTTCGCCTGGGTGGCAGGCGGAGAAGCGCCGCAAGCGGCCAGCCTGTTGAATGGGCAGAATACGCTCGAGAACGAACATCTGAAGGCGGTCGTCGAGGCGGACGGCTCCTTGACGCTGACTGACAAAGCGACGGGACATACATTCAGCGGGCTGAATGTGTACGAAGACAGCGGAGACATCGGGAACGAGTACATGTTCCGCAAGCCGGACGGCGAGGTGCCGCTGACGACGGCAGGTCTGGCGGCCGATATCCGCGTCGTCGAAGACGCGCCGTACCGCGCTGTCATCGAAGCGGTTCACCAATGGGAGATTCCGGCTTCCGCCGACGAGAAGCTGCAGGAAGAGATGAATGAGCTGGTAGACTTCCCAAGACGTACGGCGCAGCGCTCCACAGCAATGGTGCCGTTCCGGCTTGTGACCCGCTACACGCTCGATCGCGGCGCGAAGCGCGTCGAAGTGCAGGTGACCATTCATAACGAAGCGAAGGATCACCGGTTGCGCGCGCTGTTCCCGACCGCCCTGCAGGCGGAGACGCACCAGGCGGAATCCATCTTCGAGGTGGCCCGCCGCAATACACAGCCGGCTCCGGAATGGGAGAATCCGAGCAACGATCAGCATCAGCATACGTTCGTCAGCGTAAGCGACGGCCAGCTCGGCCTGACCATCGCCAACAAAGGGCTGTTCGAATATGAAGTGCTGCGCGACGGCAGCAACACGATGGCGGTCACCTTGCTCCGCTCTTCGGGCGAGCTTGGCGACTGGGGTGTCTTCCCGACGCCGGAAGCGCAATGCCTGGGCACGTACACCGCCGAATATGCGATTATTCCGCATGCGGGCGATGTCGTGACCTCCGGCGCATACAAGGAAGCGCACACGTTCCAGGTGCCGTGGATTGTCCGTCAGGCCGAGGTGCATGCTGGCAAGCTGCCAGCCAACCATGCGTTCCTGGCATGGGAAGGCGAAGGCATCGCGTTCTCCTCGATCAAGATGGCGGAGCAGACCGGCGACATGGTTGGCCGCTGGGTCAACTTCGCGCATGAAGCGAACACGTTGCACGTCTCTCTTCCGCAGGCAGACAGCGGCTTCTATCGTAGCAGCATCATGGAAGTGAAGGGCGAAGACCTCGCTTCCGGCGACAAGCGCAGCGTCAGCGTTGAGCTCGGCGCAGCGGAAATCTTCACGCTCGGCATGAAGAAATAA
- a CDS encoding glycoside hydrolase family 125 protein: MERLPQAVLRVMEEAKTRLADNPKLQQLFLNCFPNTLQTTTKLHEDGTSYVFTGDIPAMWLRDSSAQVRQYMPLAKEDADIRRIIAGLVRKQLKYIQIDPYANAFNEEEIPLDQIHHRDQTELNGWVWERKYEIDSLCYPIQLSYLYWKETGDTSLFDGEYKTVAHIIMNLWTTEQRHFEQSPYRFSRMDCRKTDTLKNNGQGMPVNYTGMTWSGFRPSDDACTFGYLIPSNMFAVVVLRYLEEIATAVYEDAPFAAKARALCEEIEDGIHNYGIFHHPKYGKIYAYETDGFGNYNLMDDANVPSLLAIPYLGYTTEDDPIYQNTRRFILSEDNPYYYSGKAAQGIGSPHTPDQYIWHIALSMQGLTAGSQQEIDSLIQLLTATDADTGYMHEGFHVDDPAQFTREWFAWSNSLFSELIYREYWLKA, from the coding sequence ATGGAACGCCTACCGCAAGCCGTGCTTCGCGTGATGGAAGAAGCCAAGACCCGATTAGCGGACAACCCGAAATTGCAGCAGCTGTTCTTGAACTGTTTCCCGAATACGCTGCAGACGACAACCAAATTGCATGAAGACGGCACGTCATATGTCTTCACCGGAGACATCCCCGCCATGTGGTTGCGCGACTCCAGCGCCCAAGTGCGCCAGTATATGCCGCTTGCCAAGGAGGATGCCGATATTCGCCGCATCATTGCCGGGCTGGTGCGCAAGCAGTTGAAATATATTCAAATCGACCCGTACGCCAACGCATTCAATGAGGAAGAAATTCCGCTCGATCAGATTCATCACCGGGATCAGACGGAACTGAACGGCTGGGTCTGGGAACGGAAATATGAGATCGATTCGCTGTGCTACCCGATCCAGTTGAGCTATTTGTACTGGAAGGAGACGGGCGATACGTCGCTCTTCGATGGCGAGTACAAGACGGTCGCGCATATCATCATGAACCTGTGGACGACGGAGCAGCGCCACTTCGAGCAATCGCCTTACCGGTTCTCGCGCATGGACTGCCGCAAGACGGACACGCTCAAGAACAACGGGCAAGGCATGCCGGTCAACTATACGGGCATGACGTGGTCCGGCTTCCGGCCAAGCGACGATGCGTGCACCTTCGGTTACCTGATTCCTTCGAATATGTTCGCCGTTGTCGTGCTTCGTTATTTGGAGGAGATCGCAACGGCAGTCTACGAGGATGCGCCATTCGCCGCCAAGGCCCGCGCCTTGTGTGAAGAGATTGAGGACGGCATTCACAATTACGGCATCTTTCATCACCCGAAATACGGAAAAATCTATGCCTATGAAACCGATGGCTTCGGCAACTATAATCTGATGGATGATGCGAATGTGCCTAGCTTGCTGGCCATTCCTTATCTCGGTTATACGACGGAGGACGATCCGATCTATCAGAATACGCGCCGCTTCATCCTGAGCGAGGACAATCCTTACTATTATTCCGGCAAGGCCGCTCAGGGCATCGGCAGCCCGCATACCCCTGACCAATACATCTGGCATATCGCCTTGTCGATGCAGGGGCTGACCGCCGGATCGCAGCAAGAGATCGACAGCTTGATTCAGCTGCTGACGGCGACGGATGCCGACACCGGTTATATGCATGAAGGATTCCATGTGGACGATCCGGCCCAATTCACTCGTGAATGGTTCGCCTGGTCGAACAGCTTATTCTCTGAGCTAATCTACCGTGAATATTGGTTGAAAGCCTAA
- a CDS encoding ABC transporter substrate-binding protein: protein MAKAKKLLLMTFCLVLVASLALAGCGGKKEEAGGAEAGTSEKPVELIWYSIGAPQKDLDKVMEKVSEYTKEKIGVTVKMKLFDWGDYNQKMGVIAASGEPFDIAFTSSWAFEYVANSKKGAFYPLDELMDQYGQDIKKLVHPSFLEGAKIDGKTYAIPVNKELPAQKVFRFNKGLVDKYNLDINSVKTLEDLEPLLAKVKEGEPGLYPLSADKQFKFAVPYDLVNENLPLGVALTDTNELKIVNILEQPDIMKSFETMHDYYKKGYLKKDAATASGGDEMKTGKWLVDMPDTQPFADNLWSQSMGYPVESVPYTEPYVYNWSVMGSMHAISANSPHPEKAMQFLNLLNSDRYLRNLVNNGIEDVHYKRIDEETVEYLPAKTESYDMPTFTLGNFFILDKLPADPKDKWEQFAQFNDNAKNAPLLGFHFNADSVKTEMTALTNVKDEFYASLFTGSVDPKVYVPKAVEKFKAAGLDKVQAEMQKQLDEWKASRK, encoded by the coding sequence ATGGCTAAGGCAAAAAAATTGTTGCTCATGACCTTCTGTCTTGTCCTGGTCGCTTCGCTGGCACTGGCTGGCTGCGGCGGCAAGAAGGAAGAAGCGGGCGGAGCAGAAGCAGGCACGAGCGAGAAGCCGGTTGAGCTGATCTGGTATTCCATCGGAGCGCCGCAAAAAGATTTGGACAAGGTCATGGAAAAGGTTAGCGAGTACACGAAGGAAAAAATCGGTGTTACCGTCAAAATGAAGCTGTTCGACTGGGGCGATTACAACCAAAAAATGGGCGTTATTGCCGCTTCCGGCGAACCGTTTGATATCGCATTCACTTCTTCGTGGGCTTTTGAATACGTTGCCAATTCGAAGAAAGGCGCATTCTATCCGCTTGACGAACTGATGGATCAGTATGGCCAAGACATTAAAAAGCTGGTTCACCCTTCGTTCCTCGAAGGCGCTAAGATCGATGGAAAAACGTATGCGATTCCGGTCAACAAAGAATTGCCGGCCCAGAAAGTATTCCGCTTCAACAAAGGGCTTGTTGACAAATACAATCTGGATATCAACAGCGTGAAGACGCTGGAAGATCTGGAGCCGCTGCTTGCGAAGGTCAAAGAGGGCGAGCCGGGATTGTACCCGCTGTCCGCAGATAAGCAGTTCAAGTTCGCTGTCCCTTACGACCTGGTGAACGAGAACCTGCCATTGGGCGTCGCATTGACAGACACGAACGAGCTCAAAATCGTCAATATTCTCGAACAGCCGGACATTATGAAAAGCTTCGAGACGATGCATGACTACTACAAAAAAGGCTACCTGAAGAAGGATGCCGCAACCGCTTCCGGCGGGGATGAAATGAAAACCGGAAAATGGCTCGTAGATATGCCGGATACGCAGCCATTCGCCGATAATCTGTGGTCTCAATCGATGGGTTATCCGGTTGAATCGGTTCCTTACACAGAACCATATGTATATAACTGGTCCGTAATGGGCTCCATGCACGCGATCTCCGCGAACAGCCCGCATCCGGAGAAAGCAATGCAATTCCTGAACCTGTTGAACTCCGATCGTTACCTGCGCAACCTGGTGAACAACGGTATCGAAGACGTTCACTACAAACGCATTGATGAAGAAACGGTTGAGTACTTGCCAGCAAAAACGGAATCGTATGACATGCCAACCTTTACGTTGGGCAACTTCTTCATCTTGGATAAGCTTCCTGCCGACCCGAAAGATAAATGGGAGCAGTTCGCTCAATTCAATGACAATGCGAAAAATGCGCCGCTGCTTGGCTTCCACTTCAATGCAGACAGCGTAAAAACGGAAATGACCGCGCTGACGAACGTCAAAGACGAGTTCTATGCGTCCCTGTTCACCGGCTCGGTAGATCCGAAAGTATACGTGCCGAAGGCAGTCGAGAAATTCAAAGCGGCTGGATTGGATAAAGTTCAAGCCGAAATGCAAAAACAATTGGATGAGTGGAAAGCATCCAGAAAATAA